The Cystobacter fuscus DSM 2262 genome includes a region encoding these proteins:
- a CDS encoding ligase-associated DNA damage response DEXH box helicase yields the protein MPPPRRARTSSPRTAAPRKRAARKAVPPAPPPEARALGVDAWFESRGWTPFPFQREAWAAYARGESGLIHVPTGAGKTYAAYLGPLAEVAERREKGLQILYITPLRAVSRDIELALLAPLSAFDADITVESRTGDTSSSIRRKQKDRLPEVLITTPESLSLLLCHERAHELFAPLRCVIVDEWHELLGSKRGTQVELALARLRRFAPGMRTWALSATLANLDEAARAAVGPSVTPSFVSAGLERPVHMETLLPDSVDAFPWAGHLGMTMLRKVSDWLDPAHPTLLFTNTRSQAERWYEGLRFLRPEWEGVLALHHGSIDRDTREAVERGLKDGSVRLVVCTSSLDLGVDFGPVERVVQIGSPKGISRTLQRAGRSAHRPGATAHLLFVPTHALELVEMAAARDALALREVEPRAPLRQPLDVLAQHLVTCALGGGFVREELLAEVRDTHAYRDLGEEDFDRALLLVTEGGPTLRAYPQFHRVRRVEERYVVADARVARLHRLNVGTIASDATVELRYWTGGRIGTVEESFVSRLRPGDTFLFAGKRLEFSRMKDLTAYVKVAKQRASATPRWHGGRLPWSGSLATAVRRAFHAAREGHLDAAELRAARPVLDVQARLSRVPAKDACLVELCRTREGHHLFLYPFEGRLVHEGLAALLALRLTRLQKATFSLAVNDYGLELLSPSPFPFEEALRPALFTRERLVEDILESVNLSELARRQFRDVARVAGLVMPGLPGARKSTRQIQASTGLLYDVFARYEPDHMLLVQARREVLEQHFEQVRLVSTLERLERTPLECVHVPRPTPLAFPLVVERMGATVSNETLLDRVQRMKEKWLREDSLSA from the coding sequence ATGCCCCCACCTAGGCGCGCGCGCACCAGCTCTCCGCGCACGGCCGCGCCCCGGAAACGCGCGGCACGCAAGGCCGTGCCTCCCGCTCCGCCACCGGAGGCGCGCGCCCTGGGGGTGGACGCCTGGTTCGAGTCGCGCGGGTGGACGCCCTTCCCCTTCCAGCGCGAGGCCTGGGCGGCGTATGCGCGAGGAGAGAGCGGCCTCATCCACGTGCCCACGGGCGCGGGGAAGACGTATGCCGCTTACCTCGGCCCGCTCGCGGAGGTGGCCGAGCGCCGTGAGAAGGGCTTGCAGATCCTCTACATCACGCCGCTGCGCGCGGTGTCGCGGGACATCGAGCTGGCGCTCCTGGCGCCCCTGTCCGCCTTCGACGCCGACATCACGGTGGAGAGCCGCACGGGAGACACCTCGAGCAGCATCCGCCGCAAGCAGAAGGACCGGCTGCCCGAGGTGCTCATCACCACGCCCGAGTCCCTCTCGCTGCTGCTGTGCCATGAGCGCGCGCACGAGCTCTTCGCGCCCCTGCGCTGCGTCATCGTGGACGAGTGGCACGAGCTGCTGGGCAGCAAGCGGGGCACGCAGGTGGAGCTCGCGCTCGCGCGGCTGCGCCGCTTCGCGCCGGGGATGCGCACCTGGGCGCTGTCGGCCACGCTGGCCAACCTGGACGAGGCGGCACGCGCCGCCGTGGGCCCGAGCGTCACGCCGAGCTTCGTGAGCGCGGGGCTCGAGCGGCCCGTGCACATGGAGACGCTCCTGCCGGACAGCGTGGATGCCTTCCCATGGGCGGGCCACCTCGGCATGACCATGCTGCGCAAGGTGTCGGACTGGTTGGATCCGGCGCACCCCACCCTGCTCTTCACCAACACGCGCTCCCAGGCGGAGCGCTGGTACGAGGGGCTGCGCTTCCTCCGCCCCGAGTGGGAGGGAGTGCTCGCCCTGCACCACGGCTCCATCGACCGGGACACGCGCGAGGCCGTGGAGCGGGGGCTCAAGGACGGGAGCGTGCGGCTCGTGGTCTGCACGTCGTCGCTCGACCTGGGAGTGGACTTCGGCCCGGTGGAGCGCGTGGTGCAGATTGGCAGCCCCAAGGGCATCTCCCGCACGCTCCAGCGCGCGGGCCGCAGTGCCCACCGCCCCGGGGCTACCGCGCACCTGCTCTTCGTCCCCACGCACGCGCTGGAGCTGGTGGAGATGGCGGCGGCCCGCGACGCGCTCGCCCTCCGGGAGGTGGAGCCCCGCGCGCCCCTGCGCCAGCCGCTCGACGTGCTCGCCCAGCACCTCGTCACCTGCGCGCTCGGTGGTGGCTTCGTCCGCGAGGAGCTGCTCGCCGAGGTGCGTGACACGCACGCCTACCGCGACCTGGGCGAGGAGGACTTCGACCGCGCCCTGCTGCTCGTGACGGAAGGAGGCCCCACGCTGCGCGCCTATCCGCAGTTCCACCGGGTGCGGCGCGTGGAGGAGCGCTACGTGGTGGCGGACGCGCGCGTGGCGCGGCTGCACCGGCTCAACGTGGGCACCATCGCCTCGGACGCCACGGTGGAGCTGCGCTACTGGACGGGCGGGCGGATCGGCACGGTGGAGGAGTCCTTCGTGAGCCGGCTGCGTCCGGGAGACACCTTCCTCTTCGCGGGCAAGCGGCTGGAGTTCAGCCGGATGAAGGATCTCACCGCCTACGTGAAGGTCGCGAAGCAGCGCGCCTCGGCCACGCCCCGGTGGCACGGGGGACGCCTACCGTGGTCGGGCTCGCTCGCCACCGCCGTGCGCCGCGCCTTCCACGCCGCGCGCGAGGGACACCTGGACGCCGCGGAGCTGCGGGCGGCCCGGCCCGTGTTGGACGTCCAGGCCCGGCTGTCACGAGTGCCCGCGAAGGACGCCTGCCTCGTGGAGCTGTGCCGCACGCGTGAGGGCCACCACCTCTTCCTCTACCCCTTCGAGGGGCGGCTGGTGCACGAGGGGCTCGCGGCGCTGCTCGCCCTGCGCCTCACGCGGCTGCAAAAGGCCACCTTCAGCCTCGCGGTGAATGACTATGGGTTGGAGCTGCTGAGCCCCTCACCCTTCCCCTTCGAGGAGGCGCTGCGTCCCGCGCTCTTCACGCGAGAGCGGCTGGTGGAAGACATCCTGGAGAGCGTCAACCTGAGCGAGCTGGCGCGGCGGCAGTTCCGCGACGTAGCGCGGGTAGCGGGACTGGTGATGCCGGGGCTGCCCGGGGCGCGCAAGTCCACCCGGCAGATTCAAGCGAGCACGGGCCTGCTCTATGACGTCTTCGCGCGCTACGAGCCGGACCACATGCTGCTCGTCCAGGCGAGGCGGGAGGTGTTGGAGCAGCACTTCGAGCAGGTGCGGCTGGTGAGCACCCTGGAGCGGCTGGAGCGCACGCCGCTGGAATGTGTCCACGTGCCACGGCCCACGCCGTTGGCCTTTCCGCTCGTCGTCGAGCGCATGGGCGCCACCGTGTCCAACGAGACGCTGTTGGATCGGGTGCAGCGCATGAAGGAAAAATGGCTGCGAGAGGACTCCCTGTCCGCCTAG
- a CDS encoding ligase-associated DNA damage response exonuclease, which translates to MARSATRQPLVTVTPEGLYCPQGDFHIDAWRPVNRTLITHAHGDHARWGSQQYLGTRPSRGLLRKRLGAEADITTLDYGECLTIGGVTVSFHPAGHVLGSAQIRLEYKDEVWVVSGDYKRDADPTCLPFEVVPCDTFITEATFALPIYRWDDTRRVAEEVLRWWDANREAGRASVLFCYALGKAQRLLAELARVTDREVFVHGATHALVELYREAGVPMLPTRPVSEAEKGTSYAGALVLAPPSAAGSTWMRRFGEHETGFASGWMRVRGNRRRRGYDRGFVLSDHADWPGLLRTAKETGASRVLATHGSSDTLSRYLRENLGIDAAPLATPFEGEAED; encoded by the coding sequence ATGGCCCGTTCCGCGACCCGACAGCCGCTCGTCACGGTGACCCCCGAGGGGCTCTACTGCCCCCAGGGGGATTTCCATATCGACGCCTGGCGGCCCGTGAACCGCACCCTCATCACCCACGCGCACGGCGACCACGCCCGCTGGGGCAGTCAGCAGTACCTCGGCACCCGCCCCTCGCGCGGCCTGCTGCGCAAACGCCTGGGCGCGGAGGCTGACATCACCACGCTCGACTACGGGGAGTGTCTCACCATCGGTGGCGTGACGGTGAGCTTCCACCCGGCGGGCCACGTGCTGGGCAGCGCGCAGATCCGCCTCGAATACAAGGACGAGGTCTGGGTCGTCTCCGGCGACTACAAGCGCGACGCGGACCCCACGTGTCTGCCTTTCGAAGTGGTGCCCTGCGACACCTTCATCACCGAGGCCACCTTCGCGCTGCCCATCTACCGCTGGGACGACACGCGGCGCGTGGCCGAGGAGGTGTTGCGCTGGTGGGACGCCAACCGCGAGGCGGGCCGGGCCTCGGTCCTCTTCTGCTACGCGCTGGGCAAGGCGCAGCGGCTGCTCGCGGAGCTGGCCCGCGTCACGGACCGCGAGGTGTTCGTGCACGGGGCCACGCACGCGCTCGTGGAGCTCTACCGCGAGGCGGGTGTGCCCATGCTGCCCACCCGCCCCGTGTCCGAGGCGGAGAAGGGCACGTCCTACGCGGGAGCGCTCGTGCTGGCGCCGCCCAGCGCCGCGGGCTCCACGTGGATGCGCCGCTTCGGCGAGCACGAGACGGGCTTCGCCTCGGGGTGGATGCGGGTGCGCGGCAACCGGCGCCGCCGCGGCTATGACCGGGGCTTCGTCCTCTCCGACCACGCGGACTGGCCGGGGCTGTTGCGCACGGCGAAGGAGACGGGCGCCTCGCGCGTGCTCGCCACCCACGGCTCCAGCGACACCCTCTCGCGCTACCTGCGCGAGAACCTCGGCATCGACGCCGCCCCCCTGGCCACGCCCTTCGAGGGCGAAGCGGAGGACTGA
- a CDS encoding SgcJ/EcaC family oxidoreductase: MKRMVVGLMLCWVLGMPAAPHAQEVPLEAAGDAAAHEVLRALENDMEQALNARDVDRLLSHVTEDVVFTTMNNDVRVGKSAIRAYYEKMLIGPGRVVDKLTTKFEVDGLTRLYGTTGLAQGSSTDHYVLADGSDFVVHGRWSCALVKQGEQWLIAAFHYSTNVFDNPVLDKVERVSLSIGAVVSVVMLGVGFVLGRVTAGHPRGNP; this comes from the coding sequence ATGAAGCGGATGGTCGTGGGGTTGATGCTGTGTTGGGTGCTGGGCATGCCCGCGGCGCCCCACGCGCAAGAGGTGCCTCTGGAGGCGGCGGGTGACGCGGCCGCGCACGAGGTCCTGCGCGCGCTCGAGAACGACATGGAGCAGGCGCTCAACGCTCGGGACGTGGACCGCCTGCTCTCGCACGTCACCGAGGACGTGGTCTTCACCACGATGAACAACGACGTGCGCGTGGGCAAGAGCGCCATCCGCGCCTACTACGAGAAGATGCTCATCGGACCGGGCCGCGTGGTGGACAAGCTCACCACGAAGTTCGAGGTGGATGGCCTGACGCGCCTGTATGGCACCACGGGCCTTGCCCAGGGCTCCTCGACGGATCATTACGTGCTCGCGGATGGCTCGGACTTCGTCGTCCACGGCCGCTGGAGCTGCGCCCTGGTGAAGCAGGGCGAGCAATGGCTCATCGCCGCCTTCCACTACTCCACCAATGTGTTCGACAACCCCGTGCTCGACAAGGTGGAGCGTGTGTCATTGAGCATCGGCGCTGTCGTCTCGGTGGTGATGCTGGGGGTGGGCTTCGTGCTCGGCCGCGTCACGGCGGGGCACCCGAGAGGGAATCCCTGA
- a CDS encoding ROK family protein → MSQKAPQPSPRKKTVRETHATGPRTLAIDIGGSGLKALVLGPEGKALDERRRVKTPKPATPKAVLRAIEKLIKPLGDFERVSVGFPGVVEEGVTKSAHNLHPDWVGFNLAEAVHQLTRRPVHVLNDAGVQGFGVIEGKGLEMVLTLGTGMGCALYIDGKYVPNLELAHHPFHGGKTYEDYVGQAALDRVGKKKWNKHVERVLQQIQPIWNPRQIYVGGGNARLLDIKLPPNVKITENIAGLLGGFALWKDEPRQR, encoded by the coding sequence ATGTCCCAGAAAGCTCCCCAGCCCAGCCCCCGCAAGAAGACCGTCCGCGAAACCCATGCCACCGGGCCGCGCACCCTGGCCATCGACATCGGCGGCTCGGGACTCAAGGCGCTCGTCCTCGGACCCGAGGGAAAGGCGCTCGACGAGCGGCGGCGGGTCAAGACGCCCAAGCCCGCCACCCCCAAGGCGGTGCTGCGCGCGATCGAGAAGCTCATCAAACCCCTGGGAGACTTCGAGCGCGTGTCCGTGGGCTTTCCGGGCGTGGTGGAGGAAGGCGTGACGAAGAGCGCGCATAACCTCCACCCCGATTGGGTGGGCTTCAACCTCGCCGAGGCCGTGCACCAGCTCACCAGGCGCCCCGTGCACGTGCTCAACGACGCCGGCGTCCAGGGCTTCGGCGTCATCGAGGGCAAGGGCCTGGAGATGGTCCTCACCCTGGGCACCGGCATGGGCTGCGCCCTGTACATCGACGGCAAGTACGTGCCCAACCTGGAGCTGGCCCACCACCCCTTCCACGGAGGCAAGACCTACGAGGACTACGTGGGCCAGGCCGCGCTGGATCGCGTGGGCAAGAAGAAGTGGAACAAGCACGTGGAGCGGGTGCTCCAGCAAATCCAGCCCATCTGGAACCCGCGGCAAATCTACGTCGGCGGAGGCAATGCGCGCCTGCTCGACATCAAGCTGCCCCCCAACGTGAAGATCACCGAGAACATCGCCGGGCTGCTCGGGGGCTTCGCGCTCTGGAAGGACGAGCCCCGGCAGCGCTGA
- the queD gene encoding 6-carboxytetrahydropterin synthase QueD has protein sequence MESATLSKPPLITEISKEFTFEAAHRLPNVPPGHKCARVHGHSYRIEITLRGPVHPTFGWVVDFAELTAAWQPLQAQLDHRLLNEVPGLENPTSELLAAWVFERVNIPGTRVTKVRVAETCTSSCTVFAAEG, from the coding sequence ATGGAGTCCGCGACCTTGAGCAAGCCCCCCCTCATCACCGAGATCTCGAAGGAATTCACCTTCGAGGCCGCGCACCGTCTCCCCAACGTCCCCCCCGGCCACAAGTGCGCGCGAGTGCATGGCCACAGCTACCGCATCGAGATCACCCTGCGCGGCCCCGTGCACCCCACGTTCGGCTGGGTGGTGGACTTCGCCGAGCTGACCGCGGCCTGGCAGCCGCTGCAGGCCCAGCTCGACCACCGCCTGCTCAACGAGGTGCCCGGGCTGGAGAACCCCACGAGCGAGCTGCTCGCGGCCTGGGTCTTCGAGCGCGTGAACATCCCCGGCACGCGCGTGACGAAGGTGCGCGTCGCCGAGACCTGCACGTCCTCGTGCACCGTGTTCGCCGCCGAGGGCTGA
- a CDS encoding Rieske 2Fe-2S domain-containing protein: MAVTVVAGTEGIRHIEPARLHSWYAVCPSESLHPGQVIGWNLAGREFAIFRTRGGQVQALAAHCPHLGAHLARGTVIGEHLRCPLHHLRFDGRGVCRAAPEGSGIAARPTQRAFPVVERHGLVLVFNGPVVLFPPPQVGAPELRWHAGTPVSVGCSWLPLVANAFDLEHQVTVHHRALRGPPLIERPDPFTLRLRFTSRVTGRALHDRMMKALSRDHIQVTLTLHGGTLLSVESDLGRTRSALLAGLHPDPGGMSVLPSFAAPPSAVPGLTRPRLALSRWLFTSFLRGDLSVLQGMRFRPAAAREDPVLASLLDFTAQLPEDPDDAPA, from the coding sequence ATGGCGGTCACTGTCGTGGCAGGCACGGAGGGCATCCGTCACATCGAGCCGGCCCGGTTGCACTCCTGGTACGCCGTCTGTCCGTCCGAGTCCCTGCACCCCGGACAGGTGATCGGCTGGAACCTCGCCGGGCGAGAGTTCGCCATCTTCCGGACACGGGGCGGTCAGGTCCAGGCGCTCGCGGCCCACTGTCCGCACCTGGGGGCCCACCTCGCGCGGGGCACCGTCATCGGCGAGCACCTGCGCTGCCCGCTGCACCACCTGCGCTTCGACGGCAGGGGCGTCTGCCGTGCCGCGCCAGAAGGCTCTGGAATAGCGGCCCGCCCCACCCAACGGGCCTTCCCCGTGGTGGAGCGGCATGGGCTCGTGCTCGTCTTCAACGGGCCCGTGGTCCTCTTTCCGCCTCCCCAGGTGGGCGCCCCCGAGCTGCGCTGGCACGCGGGCACTCCCGTGTCCGTGGGCTGCTCCTGGCTGCCGCTCGTGGCGAACGCCTTCGATCTGGAGCACCAGGTCACCGTGCACCACCGCGCCCTGCGCGGCCCCCCGCTCATCGAGCGGCCCGACCCCTTCACCCTCAGGCTGCGCTTCACGTCGCGCGTCACGGGCCGGGCGCTCCATGATCGGATGATGAAGGCGCTGTCGCGCGACCACATCCAGGTGACGCTGACGCTCCATGGAGGAACGCTCCTCTCGGTGGAGAGCGACCTGGGACGCACCCGGAGTGCCCTGCTCGCCGGGTTGCACCCGGACCCCGGCGGCATGTCGGTGTTGCCGTCGTTCGCCGCGCCCCCGAGCGCCGTTCCGGGACTCACCCGGCCACGGCTCGCCCTGTCGCGATGGCTCTTCACGTCGTTCCTGCGCGGGGATCTCTCCGTGCTCCAGGGAATGCGCTTCCGCCCGGCCGCCGCCCGGGAAGATCCCGTGCTGGCGTCCCTGCTCGACTTCACCGCCCAACTGCCAGAGGACCCGGATGACGCGCCCGCCTGA
- a CDS encoding circularly permuted type 2 ATP-grasp protein yields MRQPPPEPGLFAGYTPTPGSIDELMGADGSARPDFQKLLNVLGARSPEDFSHMQTLAERALLNQGVTFSVYSDRRGTERIFPFCLIPRIISAPDWAHLERGLEQRIRALGLFLDDVYDGQRLFSERPELRDIILNTPLYLPRLRGVRPAGGVRIHIAGIDLIRDGQGTFRVLEDNLRTPSGVSYVMENRILSKRVVPEVLELARVRRVDHYPARLAETLRAVSPESPDSSTVVVLTPGPYNSAYFEHSFLARTMGVPLVHGEDLFVEDDRVFLRTTRGPRRVHVIYRRIDDAFLDPEAFRPDSMLGVRGLVRAWAAGNVTLANAPGNGVADDKATYAFVPDFIRYYLGEEPLLEQVPTYVCAREKDCQYVLEHLGELVVKTVDEAGGYGMLMGPQSTQAERDEFRQRILAQPRRYIAQPRVELSTCPTWDTASRQVVARRVDLRPYILTGPQGPWVLPGGLSRVALRAGSYVVNSSQGGGSKDTWVQKEAV; encoded by the coding sequence ATGAGACAACCACCGCCCGAACCGGGACTCTTCGCCGGATACACCCCCACCCCGGGAAGCATCGATGAACTGATGGGCGCCGATGGAAGCGCCCGCCCGGACTTCCAGAAGCTGCTGAATGTGTTGGGAGCGCGCTCCCCCGAGGACTTCTCCCACATGCAGACGCTGGCCGAGCGGGCCCTGCTCAACCAGGGAGTGACGTTCTCGGTGTACTCGGACCGGCGCGGCACCGAGCGCATCTTCCCCTTCTGTCTCATTCCCCGGATCATCTCGGCGCCGGACTGGGCGCACCTGGAGCGCGGGCTGGAGCAGCGCATCCGCGCGCTGGGCCTGTTTCTCGACGATGTCTACGACGGGCAGCGCCTGTTCTCCGAGCGGCCCGAGCTGCGGGACATCATCCTCAACACCCCCCTCTACCTGCCCAGGCTCCGGGGGGTGCGGCCCGCAGGCGGCGTGCGCATCCACATCGCGGGAATCGATCTGATTCGCGACGGCCAGGGCACGTTCCGGGTGCTGGAGGACAACCTGCGCACGCCCTCGGGCGTGTCCTACGTCATGGAGAACCGCATCCTCTCCAAGCGCGTGGTGCCCGAGGTGCTGGAGCTGGCGCGGGTGCGCCGCGTGGACCACTACCCGGCCCGGCTGGCGGAGACGCTGCGCGCCGTCTCTCCCGAGTCCCCCGACAGCTCCACCGTGGTGGTGCTCACCCCCGGCCCCTACAACTCCGCCTACTTCGAGCACAGCTTCCTCGCGCGCACCATGGGCGTGCCGCTGGTGCACGGTGAGGACCTGTTCGTGGAGGATGACCGGGTCTTCCTGCGCACCACGCGGGGCCCGCGCCGGGTGCACGTCATCTACCGGCGCATCGACGATGCCTTCCTGGATCCCGAGGCGTTCCGGCCGGACAGCATGCTGGGGGTGCGAGGGCTCGTGCGCGCCTGGGCCGCGGGCAACGTCACCCTGGCCAACGCGCCGGGCAACGGCGTGGCGGACGACAAGGCGACGTATGCCTTCGTGCCGGACTTCATCCGCTACTACCTGGGCGAGGAGCCCCTCCTCGAGCAGGTGCCCACCTACGTGTGCGCCCGCGAGAAGGATTGCCAGTACGTGCTCGAGCACCTGGGCGAGCTGGTGGTGAAGACGGTGGACGAGGCGGGCGGCTACGGCATGTTGATGGGGCCGCAGTCGACCCAGGCCGAGCGCGACGAGTTCCGCCAGCGCATCCTCGCCCAGCCCCGGCGCTACATCGCCCAGCCCCGGGTGGAGCTGTCCACGTGCCCCACCTGGGACACGGCCTCGCGCCAGGTGGTGGCGCGCCGGGTGGACTTGCGGCCCTACATCCTCACCGGTCCCCAGGGGCCGTGGGTGCTGCCGGGAGGCTTGAGCCGCGTGGCGCTGCGCGCCGGCTCCTATGTCGTCAACTCCAGTCAGGGGGGTGGTTCCAAGGACACCTGGGTGCAGAAGGAGGCCGTATGA
- a CDS encoding ATP-dependent DNA ligase — translation MRRLVDLYETLDSTTSTNAKVDALVAYFRQTPPEDAAWGLFFLTGRRIKRLVPSKALKQWARELSDTPEWLFDEAYASVGDLAEIIALLLDSAEQPQVTEELSLSRWMEERILPLGGLALPEQRERITGWWHTLPRRELFIFNKMLTGELRVGVSDTLVVRALAQYAGLPPAAVSHRLMGTWAPSRAFFEQLVAPDVSDGDRSRPYPFYLASPLEQPVEGLGDRSEWMVEWKWDGIRGQLIHRQGGIYLWSRGEELVTERYPEIAKAATSLPPGTVLDGEILAYEDGRPLPFARLQRRIGRQKLTAKVLAEAPAVFMAYDLLEDKGEDVRALPLRERRARLEALLSDKPQFPISPRIPADTWEELTQARRESRERNVEGFMIKRLESPYQHGRKRGDWWKWKIDPFTVDAVLLYAHPGHGKRAALYTDYTFAVWKGEELLPVAKAYSGLTDEEISRLDRWIRAHTKEKFGPVRSVEPAQVFELHFEGIAASPRHKSGVALRFPRIARWRSDKAPKDADSLDQLKELIHAPT, via the coding sequence ATGCGCCGGCTCGTGGATCTCTACGAGACACTCGACTCCACCACCTCCACCAACGCCAAGGTGGACGCGCTCGTGGCCTACTTCCGGCAGACGCCCCCCGAGGACGCCGCCTGGGGGCTGTTCTTCCTCACCGGCCGCCGCATCAAACGGCTCGTGCCCTCCAAGGCCCTCAAGCAGTGGGCGCGCGAGCTGAGTGATACCCCCGAGTGGCTCTTCGACGAGGCCTATGCCTCGGTGGGAGATCTCGCGGAGATCATCGCGCTGCTGCTCGACTCGGCCGAGCAGCCCCAGGTGACCGAGGAGCTGTCCCTGTCTCGGTGGATGGAGGAGCGCATCCTGCCCCTGGGCGGACTGGCCCTGCCGGAGCAGCGCGAGCGCATCACCGGCTGGTGGCACACGCTGCCGCGCCGCGAGCTGTTCATCTTCAACAAGATGCTCACCGGCGAGCTGCGCGTGGGCGTCTCGGACACGCTCGTGGTGCGCGCGCTGGCGCAGTACGCCGGGCTTCCCCCCGCCGCCGTGTCCCACCGCCTCATGGGCACCTGGGCCCCGAGCCGCGCCTTCTTCGAGCAGCTCGTCGCGCCGGACGTGTCCGACGGGGATCGCTCGCGCCCCTACCCCTTCTACCTGGCCAGCCCCCTGGAACAGCCCGTGGAGGGCCTCGGGGACCGCTCGGAGTGGATGGTCGAGTGGAAGTGGGATGGCATCCGGGGCCAGCTCATCCACCGCCAGGGCGGCATCTACCTGTGGAGCCGCGGCGAGGAGCTGGTCACCGAGCGCTATCCGGAGATCGCCAAGGCGGCCACGAGCCTGCCTCCGGGCACCGTGCTCGACGGGGAGATCCTCGCCTATGAGGATGGACGGCCCCTGCCCTTCGCCCGCCTGCAGCGGCGCATCGGCCGCCAGAAGCTCACCGCCAAGGTGCTCGCCGAGGCCCCCGCGGTCTTCATGGCGTACGATCTGCTCGAGGACAAGGGCGAGGACGTGCGCGCGCTTCCCCTGCGCGAGCGCCGGGCGCGGCTCGAGGCGCTGCTGAGCGACAAGCCCCAGTTCCCCATCTCCCCCCGCATCCCCGCGGACACATGGGAGGAGCTGACCCAGGCCCGCCGCGAGTCGCGCGAGCGCAACGTGGAGGGCTTCATGATCAAGCGGCTGGAGTCGCCCTACCAGCACGGCCGCAAGCGCGGGGACTGGTGGAAGTGGAAGATCGATCCCTTCACCGTGGACGCGGTGCTGCTCTACGCGCACCCCGGCCATGGCAAGCGCGCCGCCCTGTACACGGACTACACCTTCGCGGTGTGGAAGGGCGAGGAGCTGCTGCCCGTGGCCAAGGCATACTCGGGACTGACGGACGAGGAGATCTCCCGGCTGGACCGGTGGATCCGCGCCCACACGAAGGAGAAGTTCGGCCCGGTGCGCTCGGTGGAACCCGCCCAGGTGTTCGAGCTGCACTTCGAGGGCATCGCCGCCTCGCCCCGGCACAAGTCCGGCGTGGCCCTGCGCTTTCCCCGCATCGCCCGGTGGCGCTCGGACAAGGCCCCCAAGGACGCGGACTCGCTCGACCAGCTCAAGGAGCTGATCCATGCCCCCACCTAG
- a CDS encoding 6-pyruvoyl trahydropterin synthase family protein, with protein MARTTTIELHKEDMKFAAGHFTIFSATHRENMHGHNFAVFISLTGEVLDNGMLADYDIFKRMALEQCRTWNETFMLPAHSRHLQVERDARGDVLARFNGEELRFLARDVTILPVENVSLEELARLFGENLVGDGALMRDSRISRVVVKCSSEPGQNCSWEWNSHG; from the coding sequence ATGGCACGCACGACGACGATTGAGCTGCACAAAGAAGACATGAAGTTCGCCGCGGGGCACTTCACCATCTTCTCCGCGACGCACCGCGAGAACATGCACGGCCACAACTTCGCCGTCTTCATCTCGCTGACGGGCGAGGTGCTCGACAATGGGATGCTCGCCGACTACGACATCTTCAAGCGGATGGCGCTCGAGCAGTGCCGCACCTGGAACGAGACCTTCATGCTGCCGGCCCACTCGCGTCACCTCCAGGTGGAGCGGGATGCGCGCGGAGACGTGCTCGCGCGCTTCAATGGCGAGGAACTGCGCTTCCTCGCGCGGGACGTGACGATCCTGCCCGTGGAGAACGTGTCGCTCGAGGAGCTGGCGCGGCTCTTCGGCGAGAACCTGGTGGGCGATGGCGCGCTGATGAGGGACAGCCGCATCTCGCGCGTGGTGGTGAAGTGCTCCTCCGAGCCCGGTCAGAACTGCTCCTGGGAGTGGAACAGCCATGGCTGA
- a CDS encoding SDR family oxidoreductase — MADWAIITGASRGIGRAAAARFLQAGWRVMNVSRRPCPEPGVVDVRVDLSVPGWEATFTPALSTALGSSPGRVCLVHNAALYGHDDALSLDAEHLRRVLEVNVVAPATLNRLVRGYLTDGSSILYVGSTLSEKAVRGAASYVTSKHALAGLMRSTCQDLVGTRVHTVCVCPGFTDTEMMRENVGDSEAARASTAARMTYGRLIAPEEIADVLLRCAEMPVFNGAVLHANLGQIET, encoded by the coding sequence ATGGCTGATTGGGCGATCATCACCGGCGCCAGCCGGGGCATTGGCCGTGCGGCGGCCGCGCGTTTCCTCCAGGCGGGCTGGCGGGTGATGAATGTCTCGCGCCGGCCCTGTCCGGAGCCGGGCGTGGTGGACGTGCGGGTGGATCTCTCCGTGCCGGGATGGGAGGCCACCTTCACGCCGGCCCTGTCCACGGCGCTGGGCTCCTCCCCGGGCCGGGTCTGCCTGGTGCACAACGCCGCCCTCTATGGGCATGACGACGCCCTGTCGCTCGACGCGGAGCACCTGCGGCGGGTGCTGGAGGTCAATGTCGTGGCTCCCGCGACGCTCAATCGCCTCGTGCGCGGCTACCTCACCGACGGCTCCTCCATCCTCTATGTGGGGTCCACGCTGTCGGAGAAGGCGGTGCGGGGCGCGGCCTCGTACGTGACGTCCAAGCACGCGCTCGCGGGCCTCATGCGCTCCACCTGCCAGGATCTCGTGGGCACCCGCGTGCACACCGTCTGCGTCTGCCCGGGCTTCACGGACACCGAGATGATGCGCGAGAACGTGGGCGACAGCGAGGCGGCGCGCGCGAGCACGGCGGCGAGGATGACCTACGGCCGGCTCATCGCTCCGGAGGAGATCGCCGACGTGCTCCTGCGGTGCGCGGAGATGCCTGTCTTCAACGGCGCGGTGCTCCACGCCAACCTCGGGCAGATCGAGACCTGA